From Streptomyces fungicidicus, one genomic window encodes:
- the hemB gene encoding porphobilinogen synthase, protein MTTYGSFPGTRPRRLRTTPAMRRMVAETRLHPADFILPAFVREGADEPVPIAAMPGVVQHTRDSLKKAAAEAVAAGVSGIMLFGVPEESKKDAVGTPGTDPDGILQVALRDVRAEVGDDLLVMSDLCLDETTDHGHCGVLDEQGRVDNDATLERYAEMAQVQADAGAHVVGPSGMMDGQIGVVRDALDQIGREDVAILAYTAKYASAFYGPFREAVASSLQGDRKTYQQDPANVRESMRELALDLEEGADMVMVKPAGPYLDILARVADAVDVPVAAYQISGEYSMIEAAAEKGWIDRDRAILETLTGIKRAGARNILTYWATEAAQKLSAVQ, encoded by the coding sequence ATGACGACGTACGGATCCTTTCCCGGCACGCGGCCCCGGCGTCTGCGGACCACCCCCGCCATGCGTCGGATGGTCGCCGAGACCCGGCTGCACCCCGCCGACTTCATCCTCCCGGCCTTCGTGCGCGAGGGCGCGGACGAACCCGTGCCGATCGCTGCCATGCCGGGTGTCGTGCAGCACACCCGCGACAGCCTGAAGAAGGCCGCCGCGGAGGCGGTGGCGGCCGGGGTCTCCGGGATCATGCTGTTCGGCGTGCCGGAGGAGTCGAAGAAGGACGCCGTCGGGACGCCGGGCACCGACCCGGACGGCATCCTCCAGGTGGCGCTGCGCGATGTGCGGGCCGAGGTCGGGGACGACCTGCTCGTCATGTCCGACCTGTGCCTGGACGAGACCACCGACCACGGGCACTGCGGCGTCCTCGACGAGCAGGGGCGCGTGGACAACGACGCCACGCTCGAGCGGTACGCCGAGATGGCGCAGGTCCAGGCCGACGCGGGCGCCCACGTGGTGGGTCCGAGCGGGATGATGGACGGGCAGATCGGGGTCGTCCGCGACGCCCTCGACCAGATCGGGCGGGAGGACGTCGCCATCCTGGCGTACACCGCCAAGTACGCCTCGGCCTTCTACGGGCCGTTCCGGGAGGCCGTCGCCTCCTCGCTGCAGGGCGACCGCAAGACGTACCAGCAGGACCCGGCGAACGTCCGTGAGTCGATGCGGGAGCTGGCGCTCGACCTGGAGGAGGGCGCCGACATGGTGATGGTGAAGCCGGCGGGCCCGTATCTGGACATTCTGGCGCGGGTCGCGGACGCGGTGGACGTGCCGGTGGCGGCGTACCAGATCTCCGGTGAGTACTCGATGATCGAGGCCGCCGCCGAGAAGGGCTGGATCGACCGGGACCGGGCGATCCTCGAGACGCTGACCGGCATCAAGCGGGCCGGTGCGCGCAACATCCTCACCTACTGGGCCACCGAGGCGGCCCAGAAGCTGAGCGCCGTTCAGTAG
- a CDS encoding DUF4232 domain-containing protein: MRTSRIRLLAATGATLAALALTACEDGTGTEDEGAGSTSRPTATATTDTPSDAGKDDSASSAPTAAGGGSHEAGGGKDTGSGGKDTGSGGKGGNTDDGKTDEGADDGPETRVACNGSNTTVTARPVSRPLNHMLITVKNTGSGPCDLTYYPVLRFDEMQWVPQPIEETKPQAVVGIDPGESAYAGVLLSAADGSGDGGTTGHKLAVGFQGRTPNSSGGPSAIPSLPAKGVYYDSTLAVSYWQQSMDDALTY; encoded by the coding sequence ATGCGTACGTCCCGCATCCGCCTGCTCGCCGCCACCGGCGCCACCCTCGCCGCCCTCGCCCTCACGGCCTGCGAGGACGGCACCGGAACCGAGGACGAGGGCGCGGGCAGCACCTCCCGGCCGACCGCGACGGCGACCACGGACACACCCTCGGACGCCGGGAAGGACGACTCCGCCTCCAGCGCCCCGACGGCGGCCGGCGGCGGCAGCCATGAAGCCGGCGGCGGCAAGGACACCGGGAGCGGAGGCAAGGACACCGGGAGCGGGGGCAAGGGCGGGAACACGGACGACGGCAAGACCGACGAGGGGGCCGACGACGGTCCGGAGACCCGCGTCGCCTGCAACGGCTCCAACACCACCGTCACCGCCCGGCCGGTCTCCCGCCCCCTCAACCACATGCTGATCACGGTCAAGAACACCGGTTCGGGGCCCTGCGACCTCACCTACTACCCGGTGCTCCGCTTCGACGAGATGCAGTGGGTGCCGCAGCCGATCGAGGAGACGAAGCCGCAGGCCGTGGTCGGCATCGACCCGGGCGAGTCGGCGTACGCCGGGGTGCTGCTGTCGGCCGCCGACGGCAGCGGCGACGGCGGCACCACCGGCCACAAGCTCGCCGTCGGCTTCCAGGGCCGCACGCCTAACAGCAGCGGCGGCCCCTCCGCGATCCCGTCCCTGCCGGCGAAGGGCGTGTACTACGACAGCACGCTGGCGGTGTCCTACTGGCAGCAGTCGATGGACGACGCCCTCACCTACTGA
- a CDS encoding helix-turn-helix domain-containing protein, with amino-acid sequence MSEGTAAAEFAARLRELKERSGLSYGVLAKRLHMSTSTLHRYCNGDAVPAEYAPVERLARLCKAGPGELVELHRRWVLADAARGRKGAPAEAVAPASEAPATDPGAGAAATETGAAETQPAAPDDGPPQDEVPEVTDSGAPRPAPRSRRRTRTAVLAGIAVAAVLGGVTLGLSLSGGGETDGDGRKGPVGAANAGDGAGEDVTASPSPSASPSTSPSAGKKEKGAPSASASPSAAPPEAAKGGGGQADAVPLTVRTAPYTWEDPCSQRYLIDRAPGEVPPPPLEQDVPAWTSAVGAVSSGGQYVQLTVQGTGAETVVVEGLTVRVAGKRSPLAWNDFAMGYPGVGCGGNVPTRSFTVALDAARPVVTPESGHRDFPFKVSESDPEIYYIKADASAYDVSWSLELKWSSGSRSGTLTLDDKGRPFRTSGNNGRPAYEFPLGGEKWVPEGTTKLE; translated from the coding sequence GTGTCGGAGGGCACGGCCGCGGCGGAGTTCGCCGCACGGTTGAGGGAGCTGAAGGAGCGGTCCGGGCTGAGCTACGGGGTGCTCGCCAAGCGGCTCCACATGAGTACGTCGACCCTGCACCGCTACTGCAACGGGGACGCGGTGCCGGCCGAGTACGCACCGGTGGAACGGCTGGCCCGGCTCTGCAAGGCGGGTCCCGGGGAACTGGTCGAGCTGCACCGGCGGTGGGTGCTGGCGGACGCGGCACGGGGGCGGAAGGGGGCACCCGCGGAGGCGGTCGCACCGGCCTCGGAGGCACCGGCCACTGACCCGGGGGCCGGTGCCGCGGCGACGGAGACCGGTGCCGCGGAAACGCAGCCCGCAGCCCCGGACGACGGCCCTCCGCAGGACGAGGTCCCCGAAGTCACCGACTCCGGCGCACCCCGGCCCGCCCCCCGTTCCCGCCGCCGCACCCGCACCGCCGTCCTCGCCGGAATCGCGGTGGCCGCCGTGCTCGGCGGGGTCACCCTCGGCCTGAGCCTCTCGGGGGGCGGGGAGACGGACGGGGACGGCCGGAAGGGGCCGGTCGGGGCCGCGAACGCCGGCGACGGGGCGGGCGAGGACGTCACCGCGTCACCGTCCCCGTCGGCCTCGCCCTCGACCTCGCCCTCCGCCGGGAAGAAGGAGAAGGGGGCGCCCAGCGCCTCCGCCTCCCCGTCCGCCGCCCCGCCGGAAGCCGCCAAGGGCGGGGGAGGTCAGGCGGACGCCGTGCCGCTCACCGTGCGCACCGCCCCGTACACCTGGGAGGACCCCTGCTCGCAGCGGTACCTGATCGACCGGGCGCCGGGCGAGGTGCCGCCGCCCCCGCTGGAGCAGGACGTGCCCGCGTGGACGAGCGCGGTCGGCGCGGTGTCGTCGGGCGGGCAGTACGTGCAGCTCACCGTGCAGGGCACGGGTGCGGAGACGGTCGTGGTGGAAGGGCTCACCGTGCGGGTGGCGGGCAAGCGGTCGCCGCTCGCCTGGAACGACTTCGCCATGGGCTACCCCGGTGTCGGCTGCGGCGGCAACGTGCCCACGCGTTCCTTCACCGTCGCCCTGGACGCCGCGCGGCCGGTCGTGACGCCGGAGTCCGGGCACCGCGACTTCCCGTTCAAGGTGAGCGAGTCGGACCCCGAGATCTACTACATCAAGGCCGACGCCTCGGCGTACGACGTGAGCTGGTCCCTGGAGCTGAAGTGGTCCAGCGGCTCCCGCAGCGGCACGCTCACCCTGGACGACAAGGGCCGCCCCTTCCGTACCAGCGGCAACAACGGGCGCCCGGCGTACGAGTTTCCGCTGGGCGGGGAGAAGTGGGTCCCGGAAGGCACCACGAAGCTCGAGTAG
- a CDS encoding MFS transporter, with translation MQHSPTHANAMNRLDRLPIGRFHKVTLVAVSFAYFFEFADINTFATTAPKLIKLWGVTIDQIAYVTSLSFVGMFVGSICAGAMADRWGRKRALMLTTVWFGAFSFVSVFSWDVVSLGVFRVLTSAGLAAMTVVAVIYVNEMYPAAVRGKYQAYAIVIGICGTPATNLIASAVVPLNDWSWRLVYLWGSLGILLVLFTKRLKESPRWYESRGEHAKADEVLREIEASVAAEKGPLPEPAPPVAETPSTRTPLRVLLQKKYLFPTLLLTVLWVTQTIGFFGFSSWAPTLLAKEGFSVEKSVFYVALTTVGAPLGSYLASLVTDRFERKWSLAAFGTVIALCGLLYGLTFNPVLIIVFGFLVNMFERGYTALAYAYSPELFDTRGRSLGTGVSYGLGRLSNAAGPLIVAALYQSNGYASVFYFIAATWLVGAVALALFGPRTRQARLAALRGEKETVPAP, from the coding sequence GTGCAGCACTCACCCACCCACGCCAACGCGATGAACCGGCTGGACCGGCTGCCGATCGGCCGGTTCCACAAGGTCACCCTGGTGGCCGTCTCCTTCGCCTACTTCTTCGAGTTCGCGGACATCAACACCTTCGCGACGACCGCGCCCAAGCTGATCAAGCTGTGGGGCGTGACGATCGACCAGATCGCCTACGTGACCTCGTTGTCGTTCGTCGGCATGTTCGTCGGCTCGATCTGCGCCGGCGCGATGGCCGACCGCTGGGGCCGCAAACGGGCCCTGATGCTGACCACCGTCTGGTTCGGCGCGTTCTCGTTCGTGTCCGTGTTCTCCTGGGACGTCGTGTCGCTGGGCGTGTTCCGCGTGCTCACCTCGGCGGGCCTCGCGGCGATGACCGTCGTCGCGGTCATCTACGTCAACGAGATGTACCCGGCCGCCGTCCGCGGCAAGTACCAGGCGTACGCCATCGTCATCGGCATCTGCGGCACCCCGGCCACCAACCTCATCGCCAGCGCGGTCGTGCCGCTCAACGACTGGTCGTGGCGGCTCGTCTACCTCTGGGGCTCGCTGGGCATCCTGCTCGTCCTGTTCACCAAGCGGCTGAAGGAGTCGCCCCGCTGGTACGAAAGCCGGGGCGAGCACGCCAAGGCCGACGAGGTCCTGCGGGAGATCGAGGCGAGCGTCGCCGCGGAGAAGGGCCCGCTGCCCGAGCCGGCTCCCCCGGTGGCCGAGACCCCGTCGACCCGGACGCCGCTGCGCGTGCTGCTGCAGAAGAAGTACCTCTTCCCGACGCTGCTGCTCACGGTGCTGTGGGTGACCCAGACCATCGGCTTCTTCGGCTTCTCCAGCTGGGCGCCCACGCTGCTCGCCAAGGAGGGCTTCAGCGTCGAGAAGTCCGTCTTCTACGTGGCGCTCACCACCGTCGGCGCACCGCTCGGCTCGTATCTCGCGTCCCTGGTCACCGACCGCTTCGAACGCAAGTGGAGCCTGGCCGCCTTCGGCACGGTCATCGCGCTGTGCGGTCTGCTGTACGGCCTGACCTTCAACCCGGTGCTGATCATCGTGTTCGGCTTCCTGGTCAACATGTTCGAGCGCGGCTACACGGCCCTCGCCTACGCCTACTCCCCCGAGCTGTTCGACACCCGCGGCCGCTCGCTGGGCACCGGCGTCTCCTACGGCCTCGGACGGCTGTCGAACGCCGCCGGTCCGCTGATCGTCGCGGCGCTCTACCAGAGCAACGGCTACGCGAGCGTCTTCTACTTCATCGCCGCGACCTGGCTGGTCGGGGCCGTCGCCCTGGCCCTGTTCGGGCCCCGCACCCGGCAGGCCCGGCTGGCCGCCCTGCGGGGCGAGAAGGAGACCGTGCCGGCGCCGTGA
- a CDS encoding amidohydrolase family protein, whose product MPTAKTPGWLDWHPDPSRPAFRLPPGAVDAHCHVFGPQAAFPFAPQRKYTPCDAGKDQLFALRDHLGISRTVVVQATCHGTDNSAMVDAVRSAGNRARGVASVRPDVTERELEELHAAGVRGVRFNFVRRLVDASPRDDLRVIADKVAPLGWHVVLYFESADLPDLEDFFASLPTPLVVDHMGRPDVTRPADGPEFSRFLRFVGDGDVWVKVTCPERLSATGPAALNGERLPYADVVPFGRRVVEEFPDRVLWGTDWPHPNLTDHMPDDGLLVDYVPRIAVTPEQRRKLLVDNPMNLYWPGEEI is encoded by the coding sequence ATGCCCACCGCCAAGACCCCGGGCTGGCTCGACTGGCATCCGGACCCGTCCCGGCCCGCCTTCCGGCTCCCGCCGGGCGCCGTCGACGCCCACTGCCATGTCTTCGGCCCCCAGGCCGCCTTCCCCTTCGCGCCGCAGCGCAAGTACACGCCCTGCGACGCCGGCAAGGATCAACTGTTCGCGCTCCGCGACCACTTGGGAATCTCGCGCACCGTCGTCGTGCAGGCCACCTGCCACGGCACGGACAACTCCGCCATGGTCGACGCCGTACGGTCGGCCGGGAACCGGGCGCGGGGCGTCGCCTCCGTCCGCCCGGACGTCACCGAACGCGAGCTGGAGGAACTGCACGCGGCGGGCGTACGCGGGGTGCGGTTCAACTTCGTACGGCGTCTGGTCGACGCCTCGCCCCGGGACGACCTGCGGGTGATCGCGGACAAGGTCGCCCCGCTGGGCTGGCACGTCGTCCTCTACTTCGAGAGCGCCGACCTGCCCGACCTGGAGGACTTCTTCGCCTCGCTGCCCACCCCGCTGGTGGTGGACCACATGGGCCGCCCGGACGTGACCCGGCCGGCGGACGGACCGGAGTTCTCCCGGTTCCTGCGGTTCGTCGGCGACGGCGACGTCTGGGTCAAGGTGACCTGCCCCGAACGTCTCAGCGCGACCGGGCCCGCCGCCCTGAACGGCGAACGGCTCCCGTACGCCGATGTCGTGCCCTTCGGCCGCCGCGTCGTGGAGGAGTTCCCCGACCGGGTGCTGTGGGGCACCGACTGGCCCCACCCCAACCTGACCGACCACATGCCCGACGACGGCCTCCTCGTCGACTACGTGCCGCGGATCGCGGTCACGCCCGAACAGCGGCGCAAGTTGCTCGTCGACAACCCCATGAACCTGTACTGGCCCGGCGAGGAGATCTGA